The following are encoded in a window of Candidatus Fluviicola riflensis genomic DNA:
- a CDS encoding 23S rRNA (adenine(1618)-N(6))-methyltransferase, whose amino-acid sequence MHNKKKVQPTEKVKLHTRNKHRERYDFEALTESSPELKKYVKENDFGNFTIDFADPEAVKMLNKALLQHFYGITDWTIPADYLCPPIPGRADYIHHIADLLADTRTGKSEGEVPTGKKIKCLDIGIGANAVYPIIGRAEYEWSFIGSDVDPVAVESANRLVKANVVLKGNVDVRLQADVNHIFEGIIQPDEQIDLTICNPPFHASQEAAVAGTLRKLSNLKQEKTTTPVLNFGGQSNELWCEGGEAGFVERMILESKQFASNCFWFSTLISKESNLKNAGRNLRSAGALEVKILPMAQGNKTSRILAWTFLTKEQQAKWMKQRWK is encoded by the coding sequence ATGCACAATAAAAAGAAAGTTCAGCCAACCGAAAAAGTAAAATTGCACACGCGCAATAAACACCGCGAACGCTATGATTTTGAAGCGTTGACGGAATCTTCTCCGGAGTTGAAAAAGTATGTCAAGGAAAATGATTTCGGTAATTTCACCATTGATTTTGCTGATCCGGAAGCGGTGAAAATGCTCAATAAAGCCTTGCTTCAACACTTTTACGGAATCACAGACTGGACCATTCCAGCCGATTATTTGTGTCCTCCAATTCCCGGCCGGGCAGACTACATTCACCACATCGCCGATTTATTGGCAGATACACGAACAGGAAAATCGGAAGGCGAAGTTCCTACAGGTAAAAAAATCAAATGTTTGGATATTGGAATAGGCGCCAACGCTGTGTACCCGATTATCGGCCGCGCAGAATACGAATGGTCGTTTATCGGTTCTGACGTTGACCCGGTTGCGGTTGAGTCAGCCAATCGGTTGGTAAAAGCCAATGTCGTACTGAAAGGAAATGTCGACGTGCGTTTACAGGCTGATGTCAATCACATATTTGAAGGAATCATCCAACCAGATGAGCAGATTGACCTCACCATTTGTAATCCGCCGTTTCATGCTTCTCAGGAAGCAGCTGTCGCGGGTACATTGCGCAAATTATCGAACCTGAAACAGGAAAAAACGACAACCCCGGTCCTTAATTTTGGCGGACAATCCAATGAATTGTGGTGCGAGGGTGGTGAAGCTGGATTTGTAGAACGAATGATCCTTGAAAGCAAACAATTTGCCTCCAATTGTTTTTGGTTTTCTACGCTGATTTCCAAAGAATCAAATCTCAAAAATGCGGGTAGAAATCTGCGTTCTGCGGGAGCATTGGAAGTGAAAATCCTTCCGATGGCCCAAGGAAATAAAACCAGCAGAATCCTTGCATGGACCTTTCTCACCAAAGAACAGCAGGCCAAATGGATGAAACAGCGCTGGAAATAG
- a CDS encoding 7-carboxy-7-deazaguanine synthase QueE, giving the protein MEHFYTLQGEGRYSGVAAYFIRLGGCDVGCVWCDVKESWDADAHPKMSVAEMVNEVSNHPGNLVVITGGEPAMYDLTPLVEELKVAGKYVAIETSGAHPLIGEVDWYTFSPKKFKEPVAEAYQKASELKVVIYHSSDFAWAEKHARNVSEDCRLYLQPEWSKQERLLPELIEYVKQHPKWTVSLQTHKYLQIP; this is encoded by the coding sequence ATGGAACATTTTTACACTCTCCAGGGTGAAGGAAGGTATTCGGGTGTTGCCGCTTATTTTATAAGGCTTGGCGGTTGTGATGTAGGATGTGTCTGGTGCGACGTGAAAGAATCGTGGGATGCCGATGCACATCCGAAAATGAGTGTAGCGGAAATGGTAAACGAAGTTTCCAATCATCCCGGAAACCTGGTTGTCATTACCGGTGGCGAACCTGCGATGTATGATCTGACGCCATTGGTGGAAGAACTCAAAGTCGCAGGAAAATATGTGGCCATTGAAACTTCAGGAGCTCATCCATTGATTGGTGAAGTTGACTGGTATACATTTTCGCCGAAGAAATTCAAGGAACCCGTTGCCGAAGCTTATCAAAAGGCATCTGAATTAAAAGTGGTGATTTACCACTCTTCTGATTTTGCCTGGGCCGAGAAACACGCGCGTAACGTTTCCGAAGACTGCCGTTTGTACTTACAACCGGAATGGTCAAAACAGGAACGATTATTGCCTGAATTGATCGAATACGTAAAACAGCACCCGAAATGGACCGTTTCGCTGCAAACGCATAAATACTTACAAATACCTTAA
- a CDS encoding AAA family ATPase, with the protein MLQFRLITELKKEPASPPTLELSLDKSALSNFITQHQLSEVDLMALALTLIPHVNPGLLNTELSAFFPKGGDFPDFGGVKGKNHQGILPTGEGLLFILAGSDLESRLKMTDYLLSHSVLFSMAVIELELVPMGEPLMSGRLVMDEEYIALFTTGAILKPRMSANFPADIIETNLEWADLILQQKVMDEINEIQTWLKFNQVLMEEWGLKGKVKPGYRVMFYGPPGTGKTLTASLLGKYTGRDVYRIDLSMVVSKYIGETEKNLSKLFDKAKNKDWILFFDEADSVFGKRTNVRDAHDKYANQEVSYLLQRIETHPGLVILASNLKNNMDMAFTRRFQTIIEFQSPGVEERILLWKNNLPKELPLEEDVSLRNLSRTYDLTGANIVNVVQYACLKTAEAGKKNMSAQFLVDGIKKEYIKEGKMM; encoded by the coding sequence ATGCTTCAATTCCGCCTGATCACCGAACTAAAAAAAGAACCGGCATCTCCGCCAACCCTCGAATTGTCATTAGACAAGAGTGCATTATCCAATTTTATAACGCAGCACCAATTGTCGGAAGTAGATCTAATGGCGCTTGCATTAACGCTTATTCCACACGTAAATCCGGGATTACTGAATACCGAATTGAGCGCATTCTTCCCGAAAGGTGGCGATTTCCCCGATTTTGGTGGTGTAAAAGGAAAAAATCACCAGGGAATTCTGCCAACGGGTGAAGGCTTACTCTTTATCCTGGCCGGCAGCGACCTTGAATCGCGGTTAAAAATGACCGATTATTTACTTTCTCACTCGGTATTGTTTAGCATGGCTGTGATTGAGCTGGAGTTAGTGCCAATGGGCGAGCCTTTAATGAGCGGCCGTTTGGTAATGGATGAAGAATACATCGCGCTTTTTACAACGGGAGCAATCCTTAAACCGCGAATGAGCGCCAATTTCCCGGCAGATATTATTGAAACAAATCTAGAATGGGCCGATTTGATCCTGCAGCAAAAAGTCATGGACGAAATCAACGAAATCCAGACATGGCTTAAATTCAACCAGGTATTGATGGAAGAATGGGGCTTGAAAGGCAAAGTGAAACCCGGTTACAGAGTCATGTTTTACGGACCTCCAGGAACAGGTAAAACTCTCACAGCCAGTTTATTGGGGAAATACACCGGGCGTGATGTTTACCGGATCGATTTGTCGATGGTTGTCTCGAAATACATCGGGGAAACCGAAAAAAACCTTTCCAAACTCTTCGATAAAGCCAAAAACAAAGATTGGATTCTCTTTTTCGATGAAGCCGATTCTGTATTCGGAAAACGGACCAATGTTCGGGATGCACATGATAAATATGCCAACCAGGAAGTTTCGTATTTATTACAACGTATCGAAACACATCCCGGTTTGGTGATCCTGGCTTCGAACCTCAAAAACAACATGGACATGGCTTTTACACGCCGTTTCCAGACAATTATCGAATTCCAAAGTCCGGGAGTGGAAGAACGTATTCTACTTTGGAAAAACAACTTACCGAAAGAATTACCGCTCGAAGAAGATGTCTCGTTGCGCAACTTATCACGAACGTATGATCTTACCGGAGCCAATATTGTCAACGTGGTGCAATATGCCTGCCTGAAAACGGCCGAAGCCGGAAAAAAGAATATGTCGGCTCAATTTTTAGTGGACGGGATCAAAAAAGAATACATCAAAGAAGGCAAGATGATGTAA
- a CDS encoding sodium:proton antiporter, translated as MQHLSPLIYDLALVLIAAAIISLIFKWLKQPVVLGYIIAGFLIGPNFKVFPSVVEIESVKIWAEIGVLFLLFGLGLEFSFKKLLKVGGVAVITALTGVGMTMLVGFLIGRLFLDWSNIDSLFLGGILAIASTTIIIKAFDELGVKSQKFSGIVMGVLVLEDIVAVVLMVILSTVSISRTFQGMEMIISVFKLLFFLILWFLSGIYILPSLLKRLRRLLSEETLLIVSLALCFLMVVLATMAGFSPALGAFIMGSILAETAKAEKIEHVLKPLKSLFGAIFFVSVGMLIDPKMLVEHTLPIALATLVLLFVKPFFATLGALVSGQPLKVAVQSGMSLSQIGEFSFIIATLGLTLQVTSDFLYPIAVAVSVITTFTTPFMIRLSVPVYKSLERRLPKKWINKLNDYSLGASKVNEASDWKKILRFYFTNTVIFSVVIITIILLTTKYLYPFMPDNESRGIITTLLTLILLAPFLWALAFRTKNRAEFAKLWQKPSQRGPLMALMISRLVLALFYIGFLFQTMYSAWVALAGVLITTLFLLLFRNRIQAFYGRIELRFLSNLNQREEHLSLRTDIETPWDSHMAILELHAGLPFIGMTLMDSKLRETYGINIAIIRRNGLIINVPSRTERLYPNDVLSVIGTDEQLRKFEHLIEISRDRAFVEPRIHTEISLHQFTIGRQSTFIGKSIRETAIRERSHGLVVGVERNGERILSPESDLVFEKYDTVWLVGDEKRIQVIINKQSE; from the coding sequence ATGCAACATTTATCACCTCTTATATACGACCTTGCTCTTGTTTTAATTGCGGCAGCTATCATATCACTAATTTTTAAGTGGTTGAAACAACCTGTTGTGCTTGGGTATATTATTGCCGGTTTTTTGATTGGACCTAATTTCAAGGTGTTTCCGTCGGTTGTGGAAATAGAAAGCGTAAAGATTTGGGCGGAAATAGGAGTGTTATTCTTGTTGTTTGGCCTGGGACTTGAATTCAGTTTTAAAAAACTGTTGAAAGTTGGTGGAGTAGCTGTAATCACAGCGCTTACAGGTGTTGGAATGACAATGTTGGTTGGCTTTCTGATCGGCAGGCTGTTCCTGGATTGGAGTAATATTGACTCTTTATTTCTTGGGGGAATTCTTGCAATCGCCTCAACGACGATTATTATCAAGGCGTTTGACGAATTGGGAGTGAAAAGCCAGAAATTCTCCGGAATCGTCATGGGTGTTTTGGTGCTGGAAGATATTGTGGCTGTTGTGCTGATGGTGATATTGTCCACGGTTTCTATCAGCCGTACTTTCCAGGGAATGGAAATGATCATTTCTGTGTTCAAATTGTTGTTCTTCCTGATTTTGTGGTTCCTCTCCGGAATTTATATTTTACCTTCTTTGTTGAAACGGCTTCGGCGCTTGTTGAGTGAGGAAACTTTACTGATCGTGTCGCTGGCGCTTTGTTTTTTAATGGTCGTTCTGGCTACAATGGCTGGTTTTTCGCCTGCGCTTGGAGCGTTTATCATGGGATCAATCCTTGCAGAAACAGCCAAAGCCGAGAAAATAGAACATGTGCTAAAACCATTGAAAAGTCTTTTTGGGGCTATCTTTTTTGTTTCAGTGGGAATGCTTATTGACCCGAAAATGCTGGTTGAACACACCTTACCAATTGCCCTTGCAACGCTTGTTCTACTGTTCGTGAAACCATTTTTTGCGACGTTGGGGGCGCTCGTTTCAGGACAACCACTAAAAGTCGCTGTTCAATCCGGAATGAGTCTTTCGCAGATTGGTGAATTCTCGTTTATCATTGCCACACTGGGATTGACACTCCAGGTAACGAGCGATTTCCTGTATCCGATAGCTGTAGCTGTTTCGGTGATCACCACGTTTACTACACCCTTTATGATCCGGCTTTCGGTACCGGTTTATAAATCGCTTGAAAGACGTTTGCCTAAAAAATGGATCAACAAGCTCAACGATTACAGTTTGGGAGCATCAAAAGTGAACGAAGCCAGCGACTGGAAAAAAATATTGCGGTTTTATTTCACCAATACAGTGATTTTTTCTGTGGTAATCATCACCATCATTTTATTGACAACCAAATACCTGTATCCCTTCATGCCTGATAATGAGTCGAGAGGCATTATCACTACCTTGCTAACGCTAATTTTACTGGCGCCTTTTCTTTGGGCATTGGCTTTCAGAACAAAAAACAGGGCCGAATTTGCCAAGTTGTGGCAGAAACCTTCACAACGTGGACCGCTTATGGCATTAATGATTTCTCGTTTAGTACTGGCTTTGTTTTATATTGGTTTTTTGTTTCAAACCATGTATTCGGCTTGGGTGGCACTTGCTGGTGTATTAATCACCACTCTTTTTCTGTTGTTGTTTCGCAATAGAATTCAGGCATTTTACGGCAGAATTGAGCTTCGTTTTTTGTCCAATCTTAACCAGCGCGAAGAACATCTGAGTTTGAGAACTGATATCGAAACGCCTTGGGATTCACACATGGCAATTTTGGAATTGCATGCCGGACTTCCTTTTATCGGGATGACTCTGATGGATTCGAAGTTGCGGGAAACCTATGGAATCAATATTGCTATAATTAGGCGTAATGGATTGATAATCAATGTCCCTAGTCGAACCGAACGTTTGTACCCCAATGATGTTTTATCAGTGATCGGAACAGATGAGCAGCTCCGGAAGTTTGAACATCTTATTGAAATTTCGCGCGATAGGGCATTTGTGGAACCCCGAATTCATACTGAAATTTCATTGCATCAATTCACCATTGGCCGGCAATCGACTTTTATTGGGAAAAGTATCAGGGAAACAGCTATTCGCGAAAGATCGCACGGATTGGTAGTAGGAGTAGAGCGTAATGGTGAGCGCATCCTTAGCCCGGAATCCGATTTGGTGTTCGAGAAGTATGATACCGTTTGGCTGGTCGGTGATGAAAAGCGAATCCAGGTGATTATTAACAAGCAGTCGGAGTGA
- a CDS encoding succinate--CoA ligase subunit alpha has product MSVLVNKDSKVIVQGFTGSEGTFHAGQMIEYGTNVVGGVTPGKGGSSHLDRPVFNTVADAVAKTGADVSIIFVPPAFAADAIMEAANAGIKVIVCITEGIPVNDMVKAKEYIKGYNTRLIGPNCPGVITAGEAKVGIMPGFVFKKGKIGIVSKSGTLTYEAADQVAKAGLGITTAIGIGGDPIIGTTTREAVELLMNDPETEGIVMIGEIGGNLEAIAARWIKEHGTKPVVGFIAGETAPKGRTMGHAGAIVGGDDDTAEAKKRIMRECGIHVVDSPAQIGSKMAEVIGVTA; this is encoded by the coding sequence ATGAGTGTTCTGGTAAATAAAGACTCTAAAGTAATTGTACAAGGATTCACAGGAAGTGAAGGTACGTTCCACGCGGGACAAATGATTGAATACGGAACCAACGTTGTTGGCGGTGTAACTCCCGGAAAAGGAGGTTCTTCTCATTTGGATCGTCCTGTTTTTAACACAGTGGCCGATGCCGTTGCTAAAACCGGAGCTGATGTTTCCATTATTTTCGTTCCGCCGGCATTCGCTGCAGATGCGATCATGGAAGCTGCCAACGCAGGAATTAAAGTGATTGTTTGTATCACGGAAGGAATTCCGGTAAACGATATGGTGAAAGCCAAAGAATACATCAAAGGCTACAACACACGTTTGATCGGCCCTAACTGTCCGGGGGTTATTACTGCAGGCGAAGCGAAAGTTGGGATTATGCCCGGATTCGTTTTCAAAAAAGGAAAAATCGGGATTGTTTCGAAATCAGGAACATTGACATACGAAGCTGCTGACCAGGTTGCGAAAGCAGGTTTGGGAATTACTACAGCTATCGGAATCGGTGGTGACCCGATTATCGGAACAACTACACGCGAAGCGGTTGAGTTATTGATGAACGACCCTGAAACAGAAGGAATCGTAATGATCGGTGAGATCGGTGGAAATCTGGAAGCTATCGCTGCTCGCTGGATCAAAGAACACGGAACAAAACCCGTTGTTGGTTTCATCGCCGGAGAAACTGCTCCGAAAGGCCGTACAATGGGCCACGCAGGTGCAATTGTTGGTGGTGATGATGATACTGCTGAAGCGAAAAAACGCATCATGCGCGAGTGCGGAATTCACGTCGTGGATTCTCCTGCACAAATCGGTTCTAAAATGGCCGAAGTTATTGGAGTTACAGCTTAA
- a CDS encoding tRNA nucleotidyltransferase: MQQHNYADRLKHPVFKVISGIITEQGLEAYVIGGFVRDLLLERPSKDIDIVVVGNGMELAKATAEKLRVKKVSYFKNFGTAQFIYKDLDVEFVGARKESYQRDSRKPIVEDGTLSDDQKRRDFTINALALDLRAETFGNIIDPFGGLEDLEKGILKTPLEPEQTYSDDPLRMMRAIRFATQLDFQIERKSLEAIRANAERLEIISEERIMDELNKIIKTAKPSRGFELLFSTQLLHQFFPEMVALYGIETINGKSHKDNFFHTLEVLDNVCLNSDDLWLRWSAILHDIAKPPTKRFDEVVGWTFHGHEELGARMVPKIFKRLRLPLDQKMKYVQKLVRLHLRPIALVKGSVTDSAIRRLLFEAGDDIEDLMTLCNADITSKNEFKVKKYRKNFELVSQKLKDVEEKDRVRNFQPPVSGELIMETFNLSPCSEIGTIKSRIKEAILEGEIANEHEAAVEYMLTVAKELGLEKQNN, translated from the coding sequence ATGCAGCAACACAATTACGCAGACAGGCTTAAACATCCCGTGTTTAAAGTCATTTCAGGCATCATCACGGAACAAGGTTTAGAAGCTTATGTGATCGGTGGGTTTGTACGTGATTTATTACTCGAACGTCCGTCAAAAGACATAGACATTGTGGTTGTCGGAAACGGTATGGAGCTGGCGAAAGCCACAGCCGAAAAACTCCGGGTGAAAAAAGTCTCCTACTTCAAGAATTTCGGGACGGCGCAGTTTATATACAAAGACCTCGATGTGGAATTTGTCGGTGCGCGCAAAGAATCGTATCAACGTGATTCGCGCAAGCCGATCGTGGAAGACGGAACGCTGAGCGATGATCAGAAACGCCGCGATTTTACCATCAATGCACTGGCACTGGATTTACGTGCTGAAACTTTCGGGAATATTATTGACCCGTTTGGCGGATTGGAAGATTTGGAAAAAGGAATTCTGAAAACGCCTTTGGAACCGGAACAAACCTATTCGGATGATCCGTTACGTATGATGCGCGCTATCCGGTTTGCTACGCAGCTCGATTTTCAAATCGAACGCAAAAGTCTGGAAGCTATTCGTGCAAACGCTGAGCGGTTGGAAATTATTTCTGAAGAGCGAATCATGGACGAATTGAACAAGATCATTAAAACGGCTAAGCCTTCACGCGGTTTTGAATTGTTGTTCTCGACTCAATTACTGCATCAGTTTTTCCCGGAAATGGTCGCACTTTACGGTATCGAAACCATCAACGGAAAAAGCCATAAAGACAATTTCTTTCATACACTGGAAGTTTTGGATAACGTATGTCTGAATTCCGACGATTTGTGGCTGCGCTGGTCGGCTATTCTGCACGATATCGCCAAACCGCCTACAAAACGATTTGATGAAGTGGTCGGCTGGACTTTTCACGGACACGAAGAACTGGGAGCCCGGATGGTTCCGAAAATCTTCAAACGCCTGCGACTTCCACTCGACCAAAAAATGAAATACGTGCAAAAGCTGGTGCGTCTTCATTTACGGCCGATTGCTTTGGTAAAAGGTTCGGTAACCGATTCCGCTATAAGACGCTTGTTGTTTGAAGCCGGCGATGATATTGAAGACCTGATGACGCTCTGCAACGCTGATATTACTTCGAAAAACGAATTCAAGGTAAAGAAATACCGCAAAAACTTTGAACTCGTTTCACAGAAACTCAAAGATGTGGAAGAAAAAGACCGCGTACGTAATTTTCAGCCGCCGGTTTCGGGTGAATTGATCATGGAGACATTCAACCTGAGTCCGTGCAGTGAAATTGGTACGATTAAAAGCCGCATCAAAGAAGCAATTCTGGAAGGAGAAATTGCCAATGAACACGAAGCAGCCGTCGAATATATGCTTACAGTCGCCAAAGAATTGGGATTAGAAAAACAGAACAACTAA
- a CDS encoding threonylcarbamoyl-AMP synthase, with protein MTDSNLIDATDCLKEGGIILFPTDTIWGLGCDATNEAACQRIMDLKQRPEDKSFVLLADSFQMIEKYIPQFPDVCYDLGDLAEKPLTIIYPNAKGLATAVLAADGSVGIRLTKDPICLKLIRAIRKPIVATSANFSGEPHPTRFAEINQQIKDGVDAIVMERLEEKCATPSQIIKIGLDSSIQIIRK; from the coding sequence ATGACGGATTCCAATTTAATTGATGCTACTGACTGCCTGAAAGAAGGTGGTATCATCCTTTTCCCTACCGATACCATCTGGGGATTGGGTTGCGATGCCACGAACGAAGCAGCTTGTCAGCGGATTATGGATTTAAAACAACGTCCGGAAGACAAGAGTTTTGTGTTATTAGCCGACAGTTTTCAAATGATCGAAAAGTACATTCCCCAATTTCCGGATGTGTGTTATGATCTAGGCGATCTGGCCGAAAAACCACTCACTATTATTTATCCGAATGCAAAAGGATTGGCTACTGCAGTTTTGGCAGCTGACGGTTCAGTGGGAATTCGACTTACCAAAGATCCGATTTGCCTGAAACTGATTCGAGCGATCAGGAAACCTATCGTTGCTACTTCAGCCAATTTTTCGGGTGAACCGCACCCTACCCGCTTCGCTGAGATCAATCAGCAAATCAAGGACGGTGTGGATGCTATTGTGATGGAACGTTTGGAAGAAAAATGCGCAACTCCTTCGCAGATTATAAAAATCGGATTGGATAGTTCAATTCAAATCATCCGAAAGTAG
- the maf gene encoding septum formation protein Maf, with translation MTKWILGSGSPRRKELLAGIGIEFSVRTKDTEEIYPKNLDPQEVPLFLAELKAKALLPDLAENETVICADTVVILNGEIIGKPVNRDDAISMLKRLSGQTHEVVTGVFIGNTKKQLLQSDSTMVTFTMLTDDEIANYVDLYQPFDKAGSYGVQEWLGYVAVEKLVGSYTNVMGLPTHVVYRMIEDWDN, from the coding sequence ATGACAAAATGGATTTTAGGTTCGGGATCACCCCGCAGAAAAGAACTCTTAGCCGGCATTGGCATAGAATTCAGCGTCCGCACCAAAGACACCGAAGAAATTTATCCTAAAAACCTTGATCCGCAAGAAGTTCCGCTGTTTTTGGCAGAACTAAAAGCCAAAGCACTTCTTCCCGATTTAGCAGAAAATGAAACCGTTATTTGTGCCGATACGGTCGTGATTCTCAACGGCGAAATCATAGGAAAACCTGTAAACCGGGATGATGCTATTTCGATGCTGAAACGACTTTCAGGCCAAACACACGAAGTGGTTACCGGCGTTTTTATCGGAAACACGAAAAAACAGCTGTTACAGTCCGATTCCACGATGGTCACATTTACTATGTTGACGGATGATGAAATCGCAAACTACGTGGATCTTTATCAACCGTTTGACAAAGCCGGTTCTTATGGCGTTCAGGAATGGTTGGGTTATGTGGCGGTTGAAAAACTCGTTGGGTCATACACAAATGTGATGGGATTGCCCACGCATGTGGTGTATCGGATGATCGAAGATTGGGACAATTAG